The following coding sequences are from one Capsicum annuum cultivar UCD-10X-F1 chromosome 3, UCD10Xv1.1, whole genome shotgun sequence window:
- the LOC107862562 gene encoding pentatricopeptide repeat-containing protein At1g80550, mitochondrial, with product MLSSVISRYSAFLPSSLCLVQFENLLHRHCYHSTPSKPLNPTSIPSYDDPNSSPLLNLSASSNRAFSEPLNPTIVLETLSCYNNDWRKALEFFNWAETQCGFHHTSQTCNQLIDILGKFFEFDAAWNLIEKMRSVSSMPDHTTFRVLFKRYVSAHMVKEAIDMFDKMEEFNLKDQVSFSNLIDALCEYKHVIEAEDLCFPKNKNDGKYSCFKVDTKICNMLLRGWFKMSWWGKCRQFWEEMDTRGVEKDLYSYSIYMDVQCKSGKPWKAVKLYKEMKKKGIDLDVIAYNTVIRAIGISDGVDVAAKLCQEMIELGCKPNVSTYNTLIKLMCENGRYKEAYKVLNQMPHRGCEPNVITYNSVFSCLEKPREILKLFDRMIENGVRPRMDTYVMLMRKFGRWGFLRPVFILWEKMEKQGLSPDASAYNALIDALVQKGMVDMARKYDEEMLGKGLSAKPRVELGTKLTSSDCEGS from the coding sequence ATGCTTTCGTCAGTTATTTCTCGATATTCAGCTTTCTTACCTTCTTCTTTGTGTCTTGTCCAATTTGAAAATTTGCTTCACCGTCACTGTTATCACTCCACGCCTTCCAAACCCTTAAATCCCACTTCCATTCCCagctatgatgacccaaattcaTCCCCACTTCTCAATCTTTCCGCCAGTTCTAATAGGGCTTTCTCTGAACCCCTAAACCCCACCATCGTGCTGGAAACACTCTCTTGTTACAACAATGACTGGAGAAAAGCTTTAGAGTTCTTCAACTGGGCCGAGACGCAATGTGGCTTCCATCACACCAGCCAAACTTGCAACCAGCTTATTGACATTCTGGGCAAGTTCTTTGAATTTGATGCAGCTTGGAATTTGATTGAGAAAATGAGAAGTGTATCCTCCATGCCTGACCACACCACTTTCCGAGTGTTGTTCAAACGTTATGTGTCTGCTCATATGGTAAAAGAAGCAATTGATATGTTTgataagatggaggagtttaATCTAAAAGATCAAGTTTCattttcaaatttaattgatGCTTTATGTGAGTATAAGCATGTGATAGAGGCCGAGGACTTGTGCTTCCCTAAGAACAAGAATGATGGGAAGTATTCATGTTTTAAGGTGGACACAAAAATATGTAATATGCTTCTTcgtgggtggttcaagatgagtTGGTGGGGTAAATGTAGACAGTTTTGGGAAGAGATGGATACAAGGGGTGTGGAAAAGGATCTGTATTCGTACTCTATTTACATGGATGTACAGTGCAAAAGCGGAAAGCCATGGAAAGCTGTAAAATTATacaaagaaatgaagaagaaaggAATTGACTTGGATGTAATCGCTTATAATACTGTCATCCGTGCTATTGGGATTTCAGATGGGGTTGATGTAGCAGCTAAGCTCTGTCAAGAGATGATTGAGTTGGGATGCAAACCAAATGTTTCTACGTACAACACACTCATCAAGCTTATGTGTGAAAATGGGAGGTATAAAGAAGCGTATAAAGTTCTTAATCAAATGCCTCACAGGGGTTGCGAGCCTAATGTCATTACATACAACAGCGTCTTTAGTTGCCTTGAAAAGCCGAGAGAGATTCTCAAGTTGTTTGATAGAATGATTGAAAATGGAGTGCGACCTAGGATGGACACCTATGTCATGCTTATGAGGAAATTTGGAAGATGGGGATTTCTTCGACCGGTCTTTATTCTTTGGGAAAAGATGGAAAAACAGGGATTGAGTCCAGACGCGTCTGCTTACAATGCACTAATCGATGCCTTGGTGCAAAAGGGTATGGTTGATATGGCACGCAAATATGATGAAGAGATGTTAGGGAAGGGCCTTTCAGCTAAGCCGAGGGTAGAACTGGGGACAAAGTTGACTAGTTCTGACTGTGAAGGCAGCTGA
- the LOC107862561 gene encoding uncharacterized protein LOC107862561 produces MENFDHRFQRTDQWMPVYSWLETLDTDEVVKSKEIIDWLTENSDVREQLNSRHSRYHLMHYIKKCHMKILKRREKKKGPQFTKTVSVLEVKSSENVEKVVPLQTADYNASTAVPKESELNKAKQTEALRKYEILVELEKQLSMHLPKPVNTGDKGN; encoded by the exons ATG GAAAATTTTGATCATCGGTTTCAACGAACTGATCAGTGGATGCCTGTTTATTCCTGGTTAGAGACTCTAGACACGGATGAGGTGgttaaatcaaaagaaattatagaCTGGCTTACTGAGAATTCTGATGTGAGAGAACAATTAAATTCAAGGCATTCACGTTACCATTTGATGCATTACATAAAAAAATGCCACATGAAAATTCTGAAGAGAAGGGAGAAGAAGAAG GGACCACAATTCACCAAAACCGTGTCTGTGTTAGAAGTCAAGTCAAGTGAAAATGTGGAGAAAGTTGTTCCACTTCAAACTGCAG ACTATAATGCGAGCACCGCTGTACCTAAGGAGAGTGAACTCAATAAAGCAAAGCAAACAGAAGCTTTGCGTAAATATGAGAT TCTAGTGGAGTTGGAGAAACAACTTTCGATGCACTTGCCAAAGCCTGTTAACACAGGTGATAAAGGAAACTAA
- the LOC107862560 gene encoding LRR receptor-like serine/threonine-protein kinase RGI3, with amino-acid sequence MPVYLWTLFFFFSIFFYTSSYALNPQGQTLLSWKTSLNGSLDVLSSWDPTDETPCDWFGLTCNFNKEVVELELKYVDLLGVVPSNFSSLLSLNKLVLSGTNLTGVIPKEIGILQQLKYLDLSDNALTGEFPSEICHLPKLEQLHINSNRLVGSIPDDIGNLTSLVWLIFYDNQLSGGIPSSIGNLKKLEVIRGGGNKNLEGPLPQEIGNCTNLVMLGLAETSISGFLPSSLGQLKRLETLAVYTSLLSGQIPSELGDCSELQNIYLYENSLTGSIPARLGNLKNLQNLLLWQNNLVGTIPPELGNCLQLLVIDISMNSLTGSIPESFGRLNSLQELQLSVNQISGRIPSQIGNCTALTHIELDNNEITGSIPSEFGNLLNLTLLFLWQNRLEGEIPPSISSCRNLESVDLSQNALTGPIPKGIFDLQKLNKLLLLSNNLSGPIPPEIGNCSSLIRLRASDNKLTGSVPPEIGKLKNLNFLDVGSNRLTGIIPPEISGCRNLTFLDFHSNSISGNLPENFNQLSILQFIDFSDNLIEGTLSPSFGSLSSLTKLVLSKNRFSGPIPTQLGSCMKLQLIDLSSNQLSGEIPANVGKIPGLEIALNLSWNQLSGEIPPEFAALDKLGVLDLSHNQLSGDLHFLADLQNLVVLNVSHNNLSGHVPDTSFFAKLPLSVLAGNADLCFSGNQCSADKGGGVRRTKAARVAMVVLLCTACVLLVAALYIILGGKIRSRKAHDYDHGDNDVELGPPWEVTVYQKLELSIADVAKCLTVPNVLGRGRSGVVYKVNILSGLTIAVKRFRASEKHSMSAFSSEIATLARIRHRNIVRLLGWAANRKTKLLFYDYLPNGTLGAFLHEGCGGLIEWETRFKIALGVAEGLAYLHHDCVPPILHRDVKAHNILLGDRYEPCLADFGLARLMEDENASVTAIPQFAGSYGYFAPEYACMLKITEKSDVFSFGVVLLEIITGKKPADPSFPDGQHVIQWVRDHLKSKKDPVDVIDPRLQGHPDTQIQEMLQALGIALLCTSNRAEDRPTMKDVVALLKEIIHEHTTGSEAKKTTNNASKMSDASSYSYSSSSVTPAQLLRLQGSFNCSLSHSSSSVGYNTSNQ; translated from the exons ATGCCTGTTTATCTATGgaccctctttttctttttctccatcTTCTTCTATACTTCCTCCTATGCCCTCAATCCACAAGGCCAGACACTTCTCTCATGGAAGACAAGCCTAAATGGATCATTAGATGTGTTGAGTAGTTGGGATCCTACTGATGAAACCCCATGTGACTGGTTTGGTCTTACTTGCAACTTCAATAAGGAAGTTGTTGAATTGGAATTGAAGTATGTGGACTTGCTTGGGGTTGTTCCTTCTAATTTTAGTTCATTGTTGTCCTTGAACAAGCTTGTTTTGTCAGGAACAAATCTTACTGGAGTAATTCCAAAAGAGATTGGCATACTTCAACAACTCAAGTACTTGGACTTGAGTGACAATGCATTGACAGGTGAATTCCCAAGTGAAATTTGTCACTTGCCAAAGCTGGAACAACTTCATATCAATTCTAACCGGCTAGTCGGATCCATCCCCGATGACATTGGCAATCTCACAAGCTTGGTGTGGCTGATTTTCTATGATAATCAGCTCAGTGGAGGGATTCCAAGTAGTATAGGGAATTTGAAGAAGTTGGAGGTCATTAGAGGAGGTGGCAACAAGAATCTTGAAGGTCCGTTGCCTCAAGAAATTGGCAACTGTACTAATTTGGTCATGTTAGGATTGGCAGAAACCAGCATTTCTGGCTTCCTACCTTCTTCCCTTGGCCAGCTGAAAAGACTCGAAACGCTTGCCGTTTACACCTCCCTCCTCTCTGGCCAAATCCCATCGGAGCTCGGGGATTGCTCCGAGCTCCAAAACATCTATCTTTACGAAAATTCACTCACTGGTTCAATCCCAGCGCGGCTTGGAAACCTCAAAAACCTTCAAAACCTCCTTTTATGGCAAAACAATTTGGTTGGAACAATCCCTCCCGAGCTTGGTAACTGTCTACAATTACTAGTCATTGACATTTCGATGAATTCATTAACCGGCAGCATTCCGGAATCATTCGGGAGATTGAATTCACTACAAGAATTACAGCTGAGCGTCAATCAAATTTCAGGCCGGATTCCATCACAAATAGGCAACTGCACTGCTCTTACTCACATTGAGCTCGACAACAATGAGATCACTGGTTCAATACCATCCGAATTCGGAAACTTGTTGAACTTGACTCTACTGTTCTTGTGGCAAAATCGTCTTGAAGGGGAAATTCCTCCTTCAATTTCCTCGTGCCGTAATCTCGAATCAGTTGACTTGTCACAGAATGCATTGACTGGTCCGATTCCTAAAGGGATATTCGATCTCCAGAAGCTGAACAAGCTACTCTTATTGTCTAACAATCTCTCAGGTCCCATTCCACCAGAGATAGGGAACTGTTCTTCGCTGATTCGACTTCGGGCAAGTGATAACAAGCTGACTGGATCAGTACCTCCAGAGATTGGAAAATTGAAGAATCTGAACTTCCTCGACGTTGGATCAAATCGTCTGACCGGGATCATTCCGCCGGAGATATCTGGATGCCGGAATCTGACATTTCTAGACTTTCATTCCAACTCAATCAGTGGCAATTTGCCGGAGAATTTTAATCAGCTGAGTATCCTTCAGTTCATTGATTTTTCCGATAATTTAATCGAAGGCACTTTGAGTCCGAGTTTCGGCTCACTGAGTTCACTCACCAAACTTGTTCTAAGTAAGAACAGGTTTTCTGGTCCAATTCCAACTCAACTCGGTTCCTGCATGAAGCTTCAGTTGATTGACTTGAGTAGTAACCAGCTCTCCGGCGAGATTCCGGCGAATGTTGGTAAAATCCCCGGTCTGGAAATTGCACTGAACCTCAGCTGGAATCAGCTTTCCGGTGAAATTCCGCCGGAGTTCGCCGCATTGGATAAGCTCGGAGTGCTTGATCTTTCCCACAATCAGCTCTCAGGAGACCTCCATTTTCTCGCGGACTTACAGAATCTCGTGGTTCTGAATGTCTCGCACAACAATTTATCGGGGCACGTACCAGACACTTCGTTCTTCGCAAAGCTCCCACTCAGTGTACTTGCTGGCAATGCAGACCTCTGTTTTTCCGGCAACCAATGCTCCGCCGATAAGGGAGGAGGCGTCCGTCGTACCAAGGCGGCGAGGGTTGCAATGGTGGTGTTACTTTGCACTGCTTGTGTTCTCCTTGTGGCAGCTCTCTACATTATCCTCGGAGGAAAGATACGGAGCCGTAAGGCCCACGATTATGATCATGGTGACAATGACGTGGAACTAGGTCCACCATGGGAGGTCACAGTGTACCAAAAACTCGAATTATCGATAGCTGACGTAGCAAAATGCTTAACAGTTCCTAACGTACTAGGCCGTGGTAGGTCGGGTGTTGTGTACAAGGTGAATATTCTGTCAGGATTGACAATCGCGGTGAAAAGATTCCGAGCATCGGAGAAGCATTCAATGTCGGCATTCTCATCGGAGATTGCCACGCTGGCAAGAATTCGCCATCGAAACATTGTTAGACTACTTGGTTGGGCCGCAAATAGGAAGACTAAGCTATTGTTTTATGATTATTTACCAAACGGTACATTAGGTGCATTTTTACATGAAGGTTGTGGAGGGTTGATTGAGTGGGAAACTAGATTCAAAATTGCGTTAGGAGTCGCGGAGGGCTTAGCTTATTTGCACCACGACTGCGTGCCTCCCATCCTCCATCGCGATGTCAAGGCTCACAACATTTTGTTAGGTGATCGTTACGAGCCATGTTTAGCTGATTTTGGACTCGCTAGACTCATGGAGGATGAAAATGCTTCGGTTACAGCAATTCCCCAATTTGCTGGATCTTATGGCTACTTTGCTCCAG AGTACGCTTGTATGCTAAAGATTACTGAGAAGAGCGATGTTTTTAGCTTCGGAGTTGTGTTGCTGGAAATCATTACTGGGAAAAAGCCAGCTGACCCTTCCTTCCCTGATGGCCAACATGTTATACAATGGGTTCGCGACCACCTAAAGAGCAAGAAAGATCCGGTTGATGTGATTGATCCAAGGTTACAAGGACATCCTGATACACAAATTCAAGAAATGCTTCAAGCCCTTGGAATAGCCTTGTTGTGTACTAGTAATCGGGCTGAAGATCGACCAACGATGAAAGATGTGGTGGCATTACTCAAGGAGATTATCCATGAGCATACAACAGGAAGTGAAGCTAAAAAGACAACAAACAACGCCTCGAAAATGTCTGATGCTTCGTCGTATTCCTACTCGTCTTCATCTGTGACTCCAGCTCAGTTGCTACGCCTCCAAGGGTCGTTTAATTGCTCCCTTAGTCACTCATCTTCGTCTGTTGGCTATAACACCAGCAACCAATAA